A genomic stretch from Vicia villosa cultivar HV-30 ecotype Madison, WI unplaced genomic scaffold, Vvil1.0 ctg.003184F_1_1, whole genome shotgun sequence includes:
- the LOC131640527 gene encoding plant intracellular Ras-group-related LRR protein 6-like has translation MYELQQFEFLHQDHQITTKMDDMRRKNKKETKKVPMKEDRARFVDLNGLSLDSLPKFSIDLAFIRKLDLSNNNLQNIPESLTARLLNLEKLDVHSNHLRSLPNSIGCLSKLQVLNVSGNFIQSLPATIENCRALEELNLNFNILSKLPDTIGFELIKLKKLSVNSNKLVFLPSSTSHLMALTVLDVRLNCLRSLPDNLENLINLETLNVSQNFQYLESLPYSIGLLLSLVELDVSYNNIKTLPDSIGCLQKLQKLSVEGNPLVSPPPEVVEQGLHVVKEYMCHKMNSGDKMETKKRWWKVKLGTFNGHMRSGKQAKHEGYSPLKYQPMNGLASPGIMWKLSPLRLFSPNRRSLS, from the exons ATGTATGAATTGCAACAGTTTGAGTTTCTTCATCAAGATCATCAGATCACGACCAAGATGGATGATATGAGAAGAAAGAACAAGAAGGAGACGAAAAAAGTTCCCATGAAAGAAGATAGGGCTCGTTTTGTTGACTTGAATGGCTTGTCTTTGGACTCACTTCCGAAATTTTCCATTGATTTAGCTTTCATTCGGAAACTCGACTTGTCTAATAACAATCTTCAG AACATTCCAGAGTCGTTAACGGCGAGATTACTGAACTTGGAGAAGTTAGACGTGCACTCCAACCATCTCAGATCTCTTCCAAATTCGATTGGCTGTCTCTCTAAGCTTCAAGTTTTGAATGTTTCTGGAAACTTCATTCAATCTCTACCTGCAACCATTGAAAATTGCAG AGCCTTAGAAGAAttgaatctcaacttcaacattCTGAGCAAGCTTCCAGACACAATAGGATTCGAGCTCATAAAACTCAAGAAACTCTCTGTCAACTCCAACAAGCTCGTCTTTCTTCCTAGCTCCACCTCTCACCTAATGGCTCTTACCGTTCTCGACGTACGTTTGAACTGTCTCAGAAGCCTCCCAGACAATCTCGAAAACCTCATCAATCTCGAGACCCTGAATGTTAGTCAGAATTTTCAGTACTTGGAGTCATTACCATACTCCATAGGACTCCTCTTGTCTCTGGTGGAACTAGACGTCAGCTACAACAATATCAAAACATTGCCTGATTCCATTGGTTGCCTCCAGAAGCTTCAAAAGCTGAGTGTTGAAGGGAACCCGCTTGTTTCGCCTCCGCCAGAGGTTGTGGAGCAGGGACTGCATGTGGTGAAGGAGTATATGTGCCACAAAATGAACTCCGGTGATAAAATGGAAACCAAGAAGAGATGGTGGAAGGTTAAGTTAGGGACATTTAACGGACATATGAGAAGTGGGAAACAAGCAAAACATGAGGGTTACAGCCCGCTTAAGTATCAACCGATGAATGGCCTTGCATCACCAGGGATCATGTGGAAGTTGTCGCCTCTTCGCCTTTTCTCTCCCAACCGTCGTTCTTTGAGTTGA